From Drosophila virilis strain 15010-1051.87 chromosome X, Dvir_AGI_RSII-ME, whole genome shotgun sequence, the proteins below share one genomic window:
- the LOC6633466 gene encoding casein kinase I, translating to MEKLCDNEVRESFVGDYKLEGQFDSGSFGDIYLATSLYTGERVAIKMEKAGIQHPQLAYEYRVYKAIRPALGLPHIHYFCEEDDYCALVMELLGPSLNYLFEFCSRAFTMKTVLMVADEMLLRLEQVHGRGFVHRDIKPDNFLIGRDLTCKRLHLIDFGLSKKYWDPITHVHIPYRENSSLTGTARFASVSSHEGLEQSRRDDLISVGYVLIYFLRGSLPWQGIKATTKHQKYERIYEMKRSISNEVLCQGYPSEFTMYLNYCHKLGFDAKPDYNKLRKMFRQLSSKLYIKKDQIYDWERLTLNYHRNQANPGTGKRVPAVKCQPDDGLSGYPIVRNEKCNYWP from the coding sequence ATGGAAAAGCTCTGCGATAACGAGGTTCGCGAGTCCTTTGTGGGCGACTACAAGCTGGAGGGCCAGTTTGATAGCGGCTCCTTTGGGGACATCTATTTGGCCACATCTTTGTACACTGGCGAGCGCGTGGCCATCAAAATGGAAAAGGCTGGCATCCAGCATCCGCAGCTGGCCTATGAGTATCGCGTGTACAAGGCAATACGTCCGGCTCTGGGCCTGCCGCACATTCATTATTTCTGCGAAGAGGACGACTACTGTGCCCTGGTCATGGAGCTGCTGGGACCGTCGCTGAACTATTTGTTTGAGTTCTGCAGTCGGGCCTTTACCATGAAGACGGTGTTGATGGTGGCGGATGAGATGCTGCTGCGCCTGGAGCAGGTGCATGGGCGTGGCTTTGTGCATCGGGACATCAAGCCGGATAACTTTCTGATTGGTCGCGACCTCACTTGCAAACGCTTGCATCTGATTGACTTTGGGCTGTCCAAGAAGTACTGGGATCCCATAACCCACGTCCATATACCCTATCGCGAGAACAGCAGTCTGACGGGCACCGCACGGTTTGCGTCCGTCTCCTCCCACGAGGGCTTGGAACAGTCGCGACGCGATGATCTCATCTCCGTTGGATATGTGCTCATCTATTTTCTGCGGGGCAGCCTGCCCTGGCAGGGTATAAAGGCCACCACAAAGCATCAGAAATATGAGCGCATCTACGAGATGAAGCGTTCCATTAGCAACGAGGTCCTCTGCCAGGGATATCCCAGCGAGTTCACCATGTACCTCAACTACTGCCACAAGCTGGGCTTCGATGCCAAGCCGGACTACAACAAGCTGCGCAAGATGTTCCGCCAGCTGAGCAGCAAGCTGTATATTAAAAAGGACCAGATCTATGACTGGGAAAGGCTCACCCTGAACTACCATCGCAACCAGGCCAATCCCGGCACAGGCAAGCGCGTGCCGGCAGTCAAGTGTCAGCCAGATGATGGCCTCAGCGGTTATCCCATTGTACGCAATGAGAAGTGCAATTATTGGCCTTAG
- the Ir11a gene encoding uncharacterized protein Ir11a — protein sequence MRHAGLLLLFGCCLSLARGQRFSLPTVDRDMQKLAQATLHVASRYIATRINTLVVRRHCLQCGNAMDHQQRQLIDQLLKQLAMHMTLLLNRGASDEQPWDYTLFVVNEARAFEQLYLNYTYLLHEREFYFLVVLTTRLSEPDLQQSVGKICFVALRKRVINVVVLVQQYTGGIALYAYRLFREHCEPGIHAYQSNRFLANGELLHPQLFPTRFTNLNHCALNVTGHQLPPHFMYRPADGAALPEEGALIDMQDLRGIDGELLSLLARALRFRIHLKIPMEKSEIFSADTMNGCFAQLASGQADLAIGGFSGSDKRRLQFSTSVVYHQSYFIFVVRMENFFGPFGQMMRPFGRLVWLCLLGTLLAALICTRCMRTRWGLKHPLENLLATSVGNAVPVQRLPVSGFLRHLLANWLLLTLVLRCAYQAKLFDVLRTHQHQTLPQGLAGLLQQNYTLISTGYHDFYPRQLTRVMNGNFSQRYQQVQQAAKGERLATISLINNLAHWNRLHRKSSHLTHVREPIYLYQLVIYFPNNSIFKFSFDRKIEQLLSSGVLSHIERRYLPVTFVDMSNNMERVTRITNDMLRGLYHCYGALMTLAGLLLVLEHLALRWPALRRLFDWLQ from the exons ATGCGGCACGCTGGCCTATTGCTACTCTTTGGCTGCTGCCTCAGTCTGGCACGGGGCCAGCGCTTCAGCCTGCCGACTGTCGATCGGGACATGCAGAAACTGGCACAGGCAACGTTGCATGTGGCCAGTCGCTACATTGCCACAAGGATCAATACGCTGGTCGTGAGGCGGCACTGCCTTCAGTGCGGCAATGCAATGGAtcatcagcagcggcagctcatCGACCAGCTGTTGAAGCAGCTGGCGATGCACATGACACTGCTCCTCAACAGGGGCGCCTCCGATGAGCAGCCCTGGGACTACACGCTCTTCGTGGTGAATGAGGCGAGAGCTTTTGA GCAACTCTATCTGAACTATACGTACCTGCTGCACGAACGGGAGTTCTACTTTCTGGTGGTGCTCACAACTCGCCTGTCGGAGCCAGATCTGCAACAATCGGTGGGAAAAATCTGCTTTGTAGCCCTCAGGAAGCGCGTTATCAACGTGGTGGTCCTGGTGCAGCAATACACTGGCGGAATCGCCCTCTACGCCTATAGACTGTTCCGCGAGCACTGCGAGCCGGGAATACATGCCTACCAGAGCAATCGCTTTCTGGCCAATGGTGAGCTTCTGCATCCGCAACTGTTTCCCACACGCTTCACCAATCTGAACCATTGTGCGCTCAATGTGACCGGGCATCAGTTGCCGCCGCACTTCATGTACCGACCGGCAGATGGCGCCGCTTTGCCAGAGGAGGGTGCGCTGATCGATATGCAAGACTTGCGCGGCATTGATGGGGAGTTGCTGAGTCTACTGGCGAGAGCTCTGCGTTTTCGTATTCATCTCAAGATACCCATGGAGAAGAGCGAGATCTTTTCTGCTGACACGATGAACGGCTGCTTCGCACAG CTGGCATCAGGGCAGGCGGATTTGGCTATTGGCGGCTTCAGCGGCTCGGATAAACGTCGCCTGCAATTCTCCACCTCGGTGGTGTATCATCAGAGCTATTTCATCTTTGTGGTTcgcatggaaaacttttttgggCCCTTTGGCCAAATGATGCGCCCCTTTGGCCGCTTAGTTTGGCTCTGCCTATTGGGCACGCTGCTGGCGGCTCTGATCTGTACCCGATGCATGCGTACGCGCTGGGGCCTAAAGCATCCGTTGGAGAACCTGTTGGCCACATCCGTTGGCAATGCGGTGCCCGTGCAGCGTTTGCCGGTAAGCGGCTTCCTGCGTCACCTGCTGGCcaactggctgctgctgaccCTGGTGCTCCGGTGCGCCTACCAGGCGAAGCTATTCGATGTGCTGCGCACGCACCAGCATCAGACGCTGCCCCAGGGACTGGCCGGACTGCTGCAGCAAAACTATACGCTAATCAGCACGGGTTATCATGACTTCTATCCTCGCCAGCTGACCCGCGTGATGAATGGCAACTTCTCGCAGCGCTATCAACAGGTGCAGCAGGCGGCGAAGGGGGAGCGCCTGGCGACCATCTCTCTGATCAACAATCTGGCCCACTGGAATCGCTTGCATCGGAAGAGCAGCCATCTGACCCATGTGCGCGAGCCAATCTATTTGTATCAGCTGGTCATTTACTTTCCCAACAACTCCATCTTTAAGTTCTCCTTCGATCGCAAAATCGAGCAGCTGCTCAGCTCGGGCGTCCTCTCCCACATCGAACGACGCTACCTGCCCGTCACCTTTGTCGACATGAGCAACAATATGGAGCGTGTGACGCGCATCACGAACGACATGCTGCGCGGCCTCTATCACTGCTATGGGGCTCTAATGACCCTCGCCGGATTACTTCTTGTCCTCGAGCATCTGGCGCTGCGCTGGCCTGCGCTGCGGCGCCTCTTCGACTGGCTGCAGTAA